In a single window of the Pontibacter russatus genome:
- a CDS encoding enoyl-CoA hydratase-related protein translates to MNYACLLYEVANGVATITLNRPDVFNAFNDQQSYDLQDALKQVARDESVRVVVLTGAGKAFCSGQDLKAIAGASKRDLSESLEKRYNPIIRAMRDLPKPIICKLNGVAAGAGCSLALACDMVVASSAASMIEVFVNVGLVLDSGSSFFLPRAVGSLKAFELSTLGSKVTAEEAQELGLVNRVVAPEALDAAVAELAARYATAPTKAIGLIKKMLNKSFSSTLDEMLEYEAYCQKIAGNTEDYQEGIAAFNEKRKAQFKGR, encoded by the coding sequence ATGAACTACGCGTGCTTACTATATGAGGTAGCCAATGGAGTTGCCACCATCACCCTGAACAGGCCGGACGTTTTCAATGCGTTCAACGACCAGCAAAGCTACGACCTGCAGGATGCGCTGAAGCAGGTGGCCCGCGACGAAAGCGTGCGGGTGGTGGTGCTGACGGGTGCCGGAAAAGCCTTCTGCTCCGGTCAGGATTTGAAAGCCATCGCGGGAGCCAGCAAGCGCGACCTGTCCGAGTCGCTGGAGAAGCGGTATAACCCCATCATCAGGGCCATGCGTGACCTGCCCAAGCCTATTATATGTAAACTGAACGGAGTGGCCGCCGGGGCGGGCTGCTCACTGGCGCTTGCCTGCGATATGGTGGTTGCCTCGTCTGCGGCCAGTATGATAGAGGTGTTCGTGAACGTGGGGCTGGTGCTGGACTCCGGCTCGTCCTTCTTCCTGCCGCGCGCCGTGGGCTCGCTGAAGGCCTTTGAACTGAGCACGCTCGGCTCGAAAGTAACGGCCGAGGAGGCGCAGGAACTGGGTCTGGTGAACCGGGTGGTGGCGCCGGAGGCCCTGGATGCCGCCGTGGCCGAACTGGCTGCCCGGTACGCCACTGCCCCTACCAAAGCCATCGGCCTGATAAAAAAGATGCTGAACAAATCCTTCAGCTCCACCCTGGACGAGATGCTGGAATATGAGGCCTACTGCCAAAAGATTGCCGGAAACACGGAAGACTACCAGGAAGGCATAGCCGCTTTTAACGAGAAGCGAAAGGCGCAGTTTAAGGGAAGGTAG
- a CDS encoding DUF4142 domain-containing protein: protein MKKSALTVLSAAALLFTTACTPDDSVELAVQQSVQQFEAAGVEGMENDALFAAEAASASMLEVQLGGAALEKAVSPEVKEIAQEMVQANQQMLNELQEVAMQRNFVLPSTLGSRHHELYEEITAKSGIAFDLAYIDRITKQHNELIERYEDMAENGQVMELKQYASKQLPLLRQHQQTVEELEETIDNI from the coding sequence ATGAAAAAATCTGCACTAACAGTATTATCAGCCGCGGCCCTCCTGTTCACCACCGCCTGCACCCCCGACGACAGCGTGGAACTGGCGGTGCAGCAAAGCGTGCAGCAGTTTGAGGCGGCGGGCGTGGAGGGCATGGAAAACGACGCCCTGTTTGCGGCCGAGGCCGCGAGCGCCAGCATGCTGGAGGTGCAACTCGGCGGGGCAGCCCTGGAGAAAGCCGTCAGCCCGGAGGTGAAGGAGATTGCCCAGGAGATGGTGCAGGCCAACCAGCAAATGCTGAACGAGCTGCAAGAGGTGGCTATGCAGCGCAATTTTGTGCTGCCCAGCACGCTCGGTTCGCGCCACCACGAGCTATATGAGGAGATAACCGCCAAATCGGGCATCGCCTTCGACCTGGCCTATATAGACCGCATCACAAAGCAGCACAACGAACTGATTGAGCGCTACGAAGATATGGCGGAGAACGGCCAGGTAATGGAGCTGAAACAGTATGCCTCCAAGCAGTTGCCCCTGCTGCGGCAGCACCAGCAGACAGTGGAAGAGCTGGAAGAGACGATAGACAATATATAA
- a CDS encoding DUF4142 domain-containing protein: protein MKKIASTWTIIGALLFGTAACNQEKGAVEEAQEVNEQRVEDTPMEEQVDEASEFMTKAASGGMMEVELGNLAQQKAQSPDVKDFGKMMVTDHTKANDQLKQLAAQKNITLPDSMSDKHMDHVKELREKAGADFDDAYMDLMVSDHEEDVELFKDAAEDLEDAEIKNFAATTVATLQKHLDRARQINDALDGDNTNAGTPADQ, encoded by the coding sequence ATGAAAAAGATTGCATCAACATGGACCATAATAGGCGCCCTCCTGTTCGGAACGGCTGCCTGCAACCAGGAAAAAGGCGCCGTAGAAGAGGCGCAGGAAGTGAACGAGCAGCGGGTAGAAGACACCCCTATGGAAGAGCAGGTAGACGAAGCCTCTGAATTTATGACGAAGGCTGCCAGCGGTGGTATGATGGAAGTGGAATTAGGGAATCTGGCGCAGCAGAAGGCGCAGAGCCCGGATGTAAAGGACTTTGGGAAGATGATGGTGACCGACCACACCAAAGCCAACGACCAGCTGAAGCAACTGGCAGCGCAGAAGAACATCACACTGCCTGACAGCATGAGCGACAAGCATATGGACCATGTGAAGGAGTTGCGCGAAAAAGCAGGCGCTGACTTCGATGACGCCTATATGGACCTGATGGTGAGCGACCACGAAGAAGACGTGGAGCTGTTCAAGGATGCCGCCGAAGACCTCGAAGACGCTGAAATCAAGAATTTCGCTGCAACTACCGTCGCCACCCTGCAGAAGCACCTCGACCGTGCCAGACAGATCAACGACGCGCTGGATGGCGACAACACAAACGCCGGTACGCCCGCTGATCAGTAG
- the asnS gene encoding asparagine--tRNA ligase: MQRIKVKDLLTGAEAGKEVLLKGWVRTKRGNKFVSFIAVNDGSTINNLQVVAEAEKFSEEALKDVTTGAAIAVTGELVASQGKGQAYEVQATRIEVLGKADPETYPLQKKAHSLEFLREIAHLRFRTNTFGAVFRVRNALAFAVHRFFNEKGFVYMHTPIVTASDAEGAGEMFRVTTLDPINPPLTESGAVNYAEDFFGKATNLTVSGQLEGELAAMAFSDIYTFGPTFRAENSNTTRHLAEFWMIEPEMAFYDLKMTADLAEEFIKYIIRYALEHNREDIEFLGQRLAEEDKAKPQHERQEMTLLEKLEFVVNNSFERITYTEAIDILLNSNHYKKKKFQYDVSWGVDLQSEHERYLVEKHFKKPVVVTDYPKDIKAFYMRLNDDGKTVAAMDILAPGIGEIVGGSQREERLDLLVERMKGVGIHEEELWWYLDTRRFGGCPHAGFGLGFERMVQFVTGMGNIRDVIPFPRTPQNAEF; the protein is encoded by the coding sequence ATGCAACGCATAAAAGTAAAAGACCTGCTGACAGGCGCCGAGGCGGGCAAAGAAGTACTGCTGAAAGGCTGGGTGCGCACCAAGCGCGGCAACAAGTTCGTGAGCTTTATCGCCGTGAACGACGGCTCCACGATAAACAACCTGCAGGTGGTGGCCGAAGCGGAGAAGTTCAGCGAGGAAGCGCTGAAAGACGTGACGACCGGCGCGGCCATTGCCGTGACCGGCGAGCTGGTGGCCTCGCAGGGCAAGGGGCAGGCCTATGAGGTGCAGGCTACCCGCATTGAGGTGCTGGGCAAGGCCGACCCGGAGACCTACCCACTGCAGAAGAAGGCGCACTCGCTCGAGTTCCTGCGCGAGATCGCCCACCTGCGCTTCCGCACCAACACCTTCGGGGCTGTATTCAGAGTCCGTAACGCCCTGGCTTTTGCCGTACACCGGTTCTTCAACGAGAAGGGCTTCGTCTATATGCACACGCCTATCGTGACCGCCTCCGACGCGGAGGGTGCCGGGGAGATGTTCCGGGTAACCACGCTGGACCCCATCAACCCGCCACTGACTGAGAGCGGAGCGGTAAACTACGCGGAGGATTTCTTCGGCAAGGCCACCAACCTGACGGTGTCGGGGCAGTTGGAGGGCGAGCTGGCAGCCATGGCCTTCAGCGACATCTATACCTTCGGCCCCACGTTCCGGGCGGAGAACTCCAACACCACGCGCCACCTCGCCGAGTTCTGGATGATTGAGCCGGAGATGGCGTTCTACGACCTGAAGATGACCGCCGACCTGGCCGAGGAGTTTATCAAGTACATCATCCGCTACGCGCTGGAGCACAACCGCGAGGACATCGAGTTTCTGGGCCAGCGCCTGGCGGAGGAAGACAAAGCCAAGCCGCAGCACGAGCGCCAGGAGATGACGCTGCTGGAGAAACTGGAGTTTGTGGTGAACAACAGTTTTGAGCGCATCACTTACACCGAGGCCATCGACATCCTGCTGAACTCGAACCACTACAAGAAAAAGAAGTTCCAGTACGACGTGAGTTGGGGGGTAGACCTGCAGAGCGAGCACGAGCGCTACCTGGTGGAGAAGCACTTTAAAAAGCCGGTGGTCGTGACGGATTACCCGAAGGACATCAAGGCGTTTTATATGCGCCTGAACGACGATGGCAAAACCGTGGCCGCCATGGACATCCTGGCGCCGGGCATCGGCGAGATTGTGGGCGGCTCGCAGCGCGAGGAGCGCCTGGACCTGCTGGTGGAGCGCATGAAAGGCGTGGGCATACACGAAGAAGAACTTTGGTGGTACCTGGATACCCGCCGCTTCGGGGGCTGCCCGCACGCGGGCTTCGGCCTCGGCTTCGAGCGCATGGTACAGTTCGTGACCGGCATGGGCAACATCCGCGACGTGATTCCTTTCCCGCGCACGCCGCAGAACGCAGAGTTTTAG
- a CDS encoding YidH family protein, whose amino-acid sequence MPDPDKEKIKRLKKKLKLQEKKNAEIRDQMAVQRTIFANERTLMAYLRTAITIMAGAFAAIKLSQHKYMEVIGFVLMPVGLALAVYSFYRYFQKQRLIQRQRQDYAQTSHHHAELHEKEASR is encoded by the coding sequence ATGCCTGATCCTGACAAAGAAAAGATAAAGAGACTCAAGAAGAAGCTTAAGCTGCAGGAGAAGAAGAATGCCGAGATCCGCGACCAGATGGCCGTGCAGCGCACCATCTTCGCCAACGAGCGTACTCTGATGGCCTACCTGCGTACGGCGATTACCATTATGGCCGGCGCCTTTGCCGCCATCAAGCTGTCGCAGCACAAGTACATGGAGGTTATTGGGTTTGTGCTTATGCCCGTAGGACTTGCCCTGGCGGTGTACAGTTTTTACAGGTATTTTCAGAAGCAGCGGCTCATACAGCGCCAGCGCCAGGATTATGCACAGACCAGCCACCACCACGCCGAACTGCACGAAAAGGAAGCCTCGCGCTAA
- the rpoN gene encoding RNA polymerase factor sigma-54: MQRLDLRQLLSQKLSPQQIQFIKLLQIPTVELEARIKEEMEINPALEEGREEPAEDFNESQDEDYGEDEYGKNEDVDINDYLNDDEISGYKMQGDRGGDEEDREMPIAMTSSLTDSLMDQLGFLDLDDKQYNIGMQLIGSIDHDGYIRRDLYAIVNDLAFSQNIETTEEEVEQVLRMIQTFDPAGIAARDLPECLLLQLARREQDPTTLLAERIIHEAFDEFSKKHYQKIQSKFNITEDELKKAVDLIIRLNPKPGGAGAGMMRVQYIIPDFILTNDNGQLQLSLNSRNAPDLRISRSYAEMFDAYDKSDKKDKKLKETVTFVKQKLDAAKWFIDAIRQRQNTLLRTMEAIIKYQHDFFLEGDESELRPMILKDIAEEIGMDISTVSRVANSKAVQTEFGIYPLKYFFSEGIATDSGEDASSREVKHILKEIIDNENKRKPLSDEKIEKMLNDKGYNIARRTVAKYREQLNIPVARLRKEL, from the coding sequence ATGCAGCGACTCGATTTAAGACAACTTTTGTCCCAGAAGTTATCGCCGCAGCAGATACAATTTATCAAGCTGCTGCAGATACCTACTGTGGAGCTGGAGGCGCGCATAAAAGAGGAAATGGAGATAAACCCGGCCCTGGAAGAGGGGCGGGAAGAGCCTGCCGAGGACTTCAACGAGTCGCAGGACGAGGACTACGGCGAGGACGAATACGGCAAGAACGAGGATGTAGACATCAACGACTACCTGAACGACGACGAGATAAGCGGCTACAAGATGCAGGGCGACCGCGGCGGCGATGAGGAAGACCGGGAGATGCCAATCGCCATGACTTCCTCGCTCACCGACTCGCTGATGGACCAGCTCGGCTTCCTCGACCTCGACGACAAGCAGTATAACATCGGCATGCAGCTGATCGGCAGCATCGACCACGACGGCTATATCCGCCGCGACCTCTACGCCATCGTCAACGACCTGGCTTTCTCGCAGAACATCGAAACGACGGAGGAGGAGGTGGAGCAGGTGCTGCGCATGATCCAGACCTTCGACCCCGCCGGCATCGCCGCCCGCGATTTGCCCGAGTGCCTGCTGCTGCAGCTGGCCCGCCGCGAGCAGGACCCCACCACGCTGCTGGCCGAGCGCATCATCCACGAGGCCTTCGATGAGTTCTCGAAGAAGCATTACCAGAAGATACAGAGCAAGTTCAACATCACGGAAGACGAGCTGAAGAAGGCCGTGGACCTGATCATCAGGCTGAACCCAAAGCCGGGTGGCGCCGGTGCCGGCATGATGCGGGTGCAGTACATCATCCCTGACTTTATCCTCACCAACGACAACGGGCAACTGCAGCTCTCGCTTAACTCGCGCAACGCGCCGGACCTGCGCATCAGCCGCTCTTACGCCGAGATGTTCGACGCCTACGACAAATCAGACAAGAAGGACAAGAAACTGAAGGAGACGGTGACGTTTGTGAAGCAGAAGCTGGACGCGGCCAAGTGGTTTATCGATGCCATCAGGCAGCGCCAGAACACGCTGCTGCGCACCATGGAGGCTATCATCAAATACCAACACGACTTTTTCCTGGAGGGCGATGAGAGCGAGCTGCGCCCGATGATCCTGAAGGACATTGCCGAGGAGATCGGCATGGACATATCCACCGTGAGCCGCGTGGCCAACAGCAAGGCCGTGCAGACCGAGTTCGGTATATACCCGCTCAAGTATTTCTTCTCCGAAGGCATCGCCACCGACTCCGGCGAAGACGCCAGCAGCCGTGAGGTGAAGCACATCCTCAAGGAGATCATCGACAACGAGAACAAGCGCAAGCCGCTCTCCGACGAGAAAATAGAGAAGATGCTGAACGACAAAGGCTACAACATTGCCCGCCGTACGGTAGCCAAATACCGCGAACAGCTGAACATTCCGGTGGCGCGCCTGCGCAAGGAGCTGTAG
- a CDS encoding ABC transporter ATP-binding protein, with product MMYNKPMFERERRNRVGQLLLVIALLWMPLTQVQAQDGYEDDMEEEEVERYRVLKVNPFQLGDVSLSYEKMRTNRISNEIAFSYIYRSFLQGDGGLPEDVRVQGAGIRMSQRKYSNKASGKPYGFFHGFVFGYRFMAFEEGVFGLPEHAPGDPDYRLVGRLYQNSLDLSYQLGVQFRLSEHLTAEAAGALGARAKYALAKNAGALLTDNIIGHALVAEDNSAVFVVPAPQLILSVGYAF from the coding sequence ATGATGTACAACAAACCAATGTTTGAGAGAGAGAGAAGAAACCGTGTAGGGCAGCTGTTGCTTGTTATTGCGCTGCTGTGGATGCCGCTAACGCAAGTGCAGGCGCAGGACGGGTACGAAGACGACATGGAGGAGGAAGAGGTGGAGCGCTACCGCGTGCTGAAGGTGAACCCCTTCCAGTTGGGAGACGTCTCGCTGTCCTATGAGAAGATGCGCACGAATCGCATCTCCAACGAGATTGCCTTCAGCTATATATACCGGAGCTTCCTGCAGGGCGACGGCGGGCTTCCGGAGGACGTGCGGGTGCAGGGGGCGGGCATCCGGATGAGCCAGCGCAAATACTCCAACAAGGCCTCAGGCAAGCCCTACGGTTTCTTCCACGGCTTTGTGTTCGGGTATCGGTTCATGGCTTTCGAAGAAGGTGTCTTCGGGCTGCCGGAGCACGCGCCCGGCGACCCGGATTACCGCCTGGTGGGCCGCCTGTACCAGAACTCGCTGGACCTGAGCTATCAGCTTGGGGTGCAGTTCAGGCTATCGGAGCACCTGACGGCGGAGGCGGCCGGCGCACTGGGGGCCCGTGCCAAGTACGCGCTTGCCAAAAACGCAGGCGCGCTGCTGACGGATAACATCATAGGCCATGCGTTGGTGGCCGAAGACAACTCCGCCGTTTTTGTGGTGCCCGCGCCGCAGCTTATCCTTTCGGTTGGCTACGCATTTTGA
- a CDS encoding DUF202 domain-containing protein, producing MRALLSRKTNKRVKQDLKVQEKQNIEIRDSLAMERTKLANERTLLAYMRTAMALVLAGLTFIKLFEDPVYIGVGVLAIPSGLGVAFYGYGRFTKKQKAISQHTTAYTPTSPIHAEVAAQQKKDPAAHI from the coding sequence ATGAGGGCATTACTTTCCAGAAAAACAAACAAGAGGGTGAAGCAGGACCTGAAGGTCCAGGAAAAGCAGAACATCGAGATCCGCGACAGCCTGGCCATGGAACGCACCAAGCTCGCCAACGAGCGCACGCTTCTGGCTTATATGCGCACAGCCATGGCGCTGGTGCTGGCCGGGCTCACGTTCATCAAGCTCTTCGAAGACCCCGTATATATAGGCGTGGGCGTATTGGCCATTCCCTCTGGCCTTGGGGTGGCCTTTTACGGATACGGTAGGTTCACGAAGAAGCAGAAGGCCATTTCGCAGCACACCACCGCCTATACGCCCACCAGCCCCATACACGCGGAGGTGGCCGCGCAGCAGAAAAAAGACCCGGCCGCCCACATATGA
- the yiaK gene encoding 3-dehydro-L-gulonate 2-dehydrogenase, which yields MKVSFEELQAQFERVLLKLNFAAEKAALCARIFAENSRDGVYSHGLNRFPVFVQMVRDGLIAVDAEPERVAQNGVTEQWDGHLAPGMYTATKAMERAIALAKENGMGCVAVRNTNHWMRAGTYGWQAADAGCIGICSTNTIANMPPWGGTDPRLGNNPLVIAIPRKEGHIVLDMAMSQFSYGKLQEYELKGKELPVAGGYDEHGQLTIDPTQIRKTKRTLPIGFWKGSGLSLVLDVLVASLSDGRTTGEITVTGSEAGVSQLFLCINANHIDESISGRIIQYTKSSGLLDGEGEIRYPGESSLATRRRNAEGGIPVNEHIWQQVLAL from the coding sequence ATGAAAGTATCTTTTGAGGAGTTGCAGGCGCAGTTCGAGCGCGTGCTTTTGAAACTGAATTTTGCAGCGGAAAAAGCGGCCCTGTGCGCCCGCATATTTGCCGAGAACAGCAGGGACGGCGTGTACTCGCATGGCCTGAACCGTTTTCCGGTGTTTGTGCAGATGGTGCGGGACGGGCTGATTGCGGTAGACGCGGAGCCTGAGAGGGTGGCGCAAAACGGCGTGACGGAGCAGTGGGACGGCCACCTGGCCCCCGGTATGTATACGGCCACCAAAGCCATGGAACGCGCCATTGCGCTGGCCAAGGAAAATGGCATGGGCTGTGTGGCTGTCCGGAACACCAACCACTGGATGCGGGCCGGCACGTACGGCTGGCAGGCCGCAGACGCCGGTTGTATCGGTATATGCTCCACCAACACCATCGCCAACATGCCTCCCTGGGGCGGTACCGATCCGCGCCTGGGCAACAACCCGCTGGTGATCGCCATTCCGCGAAAGGAAGGCCATATCGTATTGGATATGGCCATGTCGCAGTTCTCGTATGGCAAGCTGCAGGAGTATGAGCTGAAGGGGAAAGAGCTGCCGGTGGCTGGCGGCTACGATGAGCACGGGCAGCTGACCATCGATCCAACCCAGATCAGAAAGACGAAGCGAACGCTGCCGATTGGTTTCTGGAAGGGCTCCGGGCTGTCGCTGGTGCTGGATGTGCTGGTGGCCTCGCTCAGCGACGGGCGCACGACAGGCGAAATCACGGTAACCGGAAGCGAGGCCGGGGTGTCGCAGCTTTTCCTGTGCATCAACGCCAACCATATAGACGAGAGCATCAGCGGGCGTATTATCCAATACACCAAAAGCAGCGGACTGCTGGATGGGGAAGGTGAGATCCGGTACCCTGGAGAGAGTTCTTTAGCCACGCGCCGCCGCAATGCAGAAGGGGGCATCCCGGTGAATGAGCACATCTGGCAGCAGGTGCTGGCGCTGTGA
- the uvrA gene encoding excinuclease ABC subunit UvrA, whose amino-acid sequence MAFNQEQQSINGTATSDTALAPPAVAGEAQQIEVYGAREHNLKNISIKLPRYQLVVFTGISGSGKSSLAFDTIYAEGQRRYMETFSAYARSFMGGLERPDVDKIEGLSPVISIEQKTTSRNPRSTVGTITEIYDFMRLLWARTAEAFSYVSGDKMVRQSDDQIVSHILENFHDKRLVVLAPVVKGRKGHYRELFQQIRKMGFIRARVDGELVEITPKMQVDRYKIHDIEIVVDKVVVKEEDRFRLSGSIQNALTHGKGTVLTLDPDTNQTHFYSRHLMDPATGIAYDDPAPNSFSFNSPYGACPVCNGLGEIQEITEETVIPDRSLSIRRGGIAPLGEYRDIWIFKQIEALFKHFKASVATPIKDLPEDLLHILLYGLDEDLEVSTKKGNYTVEFEGIIHFLKGQMESDSDNIRTWIEDFTQTTVCPECNGYRLKKESLHFKIDGKNIGELSVLDINKLAAWFEGLEDRLSERQNVIARELLKEIRKRIGFLLDVGLDYLSLHRPVRTLSGGESQRIRLATQIGTQLVGVLYIMDEPSIGLHQRDNERLINALKDLRDLGNSIIVVEHDKDMILQADYVVDIGPGAGIHGGQVVTAGTPEQMVQAGTTTADFLSNRRGIAVPRVKRPGTGEVLKLKGATGHNLKNVTLELPLGKMICVTGVSGSGKSSLIHDTLYPILNTHFFRAKRDPLPYKSIEGLDKIDKVIEVDQSPIGRTPRSNPATYTGVFTDIRTLFAQLPEAKIRGYSPGRFSFNVKGGRCEACEGAGMRTIEMNFLPDVYVPCEVCKGKRYNRETLEVRFKGKSITDVLDMTVEQAVDFFDSQPRILRKIQTLNEVGLGYITLGQQATTLSGGEAQRVKLATELSKKDTGQTLYILDEPTTGLHFQDIEHLTDVLHKLTNKGNTVLIIEHNLDIIKVADHIIDIGPEGGEAGGTIVATGTPEAVAAAGKGYTARFLEEELKTSHYRESEEA is encoded by the coding sequence ATGGCTTTTAACCAAGAGCAACAATCCATTAACGGCACCGCTACTTCCGACACCGCCCTCGCCCCGCCCGCCGTGGCCGGCGAGGCGCAGCAGATTGAGGTATACGGTGCCCGCGAACATAACCTGAAGAATATCTCCATTAAGCTGCCGCGCTACCAGTTGGTGGTGTTTACCGGCATCAGCGGCTCCGGCAAGTCCTCCTTGGCCTTCGACACCATATATGCCGAGGGGCAGCGCCGCTACATGGAGACCTTCTCGGCCTACGCCCGCTCGTTTATGGGTGGCCTGGAGCGCCCGGACGTGGACAAGATAGAGGGCCTCTCGCCGGTTATATCCATCGAGCAGAAAACCACCAGCCGCAACCCGCGCTCCACGGTGGGCACCATCACGGAGATATATGACTTTATGCGCCTGCTCTGGGCGCGCACCGCAGAGGCCTTCAGCTACGTGAGCGGCGACAAGATGGTGCGCCAGAGCGACGACCAGATTGTGAGCCATATTCTGGAGAACTTCCATGACAAGCGCCTGGTGGTGCTGGCCCCGGTGGTGAAGGGCCGCAAAGGCCACTACCGCGAGCTGTTTCAGCAGATCCGCAAGATGGGCTTTATACGCGCCCGCGTGGACGGCGAACTGGTGGAGATAACACCGAAGATGCAGGTGGACCGCTACAAAATCCATGACATCGAGATCGTGGTGGATAAGGTCGTGGTGAAGGAGGAGGACCGCTTCCGGTTGTCGGGCTCGATCCAGAACGCCCTGACGCACGGCAAAGGCACCGTGCTGACGCTGGACCCCGACACGAACCAGACGCACTTCTACTCCCGCCACCTCATGGACCCGGCCACCGGCATTGCCTACGACGATCCGGCCCCGAACTCCTTCTCCTTCAACTCCCCCTACGGCGCCTGCCCGGTTTGCAATGGCCTGGGAGAGATACAGGAGATAACTGAGGAGACCGTGATACCGGACAGGAGCCTGAGCATCCGCCGGGGGGGCATCGCGCCGCTGGGCGAGTACCGCGATATCTGGATTTTCAAGCAGATTGAGGCGCTGTTCAAGCACTTCAAGGCCTCTGTGGCCACTCCCATCAAAGACCTGCCGGAAGACCTGCTGCATATACTGCTATATGGTCTGGACGAGGACCTGGAGGTGAGCACGAAAAAAGGCAACTATACGGTAGAGTTTGAGGGCATCATCCACTTCCTGAAAGGCCAGATGGAATCGGACTCGGACAACATACGCACCTGGATAGAGGACTTTACCCAGACCACCGTGTGCCCGGAGTGCAACGGTTACCGCCTCAAAAAGGAGTCGCTGCACTTTAAGATCGACGGCAAAAATATCGGGGAGCTCTCAGTACTGGACATAAACAAGCTGGCTGCCTGGTTCGAGGGCCTGGAGGACAGGCTGAGCGAGCGCCAGAACGTGATTGCCCGCGAGCTGCTGAAGGAGATCCGGAAGCGGATCGGCTTCCTGCTGGACGTGGGCCTGGATTACCTGAGCCTGCACCGCCCCGTGCGCACGCTGTCGGGTGGCGAGAGCCAGCGCATCCGGCTGGCCACGCAGATCGGCACGCAGCTGGTGGGCGTTTTATATATCATGGATGAGCCGAGCATCGGCCTGCACCAGCGCGACAACGAGCGCCTGATCAACGCCCTGAAAGACCTCCGCGACCTGGGCAACTCCATCATCGTGGTGGAGCACGACAAAGACATGATCCTGCAGGCCGACTACGTGGTGGACATTGGCCCGGGTGCTGGCATACACGGCGGCCAGGTGGTGACGGCGGGCACGCCGGAGCAAATGGTGCAGGCGGGCACCACCACCGCCGATTTCCTTAGCAACCGCCGGGGCATTGCTGTGCCGCGTGTAAAGCGGCCCGGCACAGGCGAGGTGCTGAAGCTGAAAGGTGCTACCGGCCACAACCTGAAAAACGTGACGCTGGAGCTGCCGCTGGGCAAGATGATCTGCGTGACGGGCGTGTCGGGAAGCGGCAAGTCGTCGCTGATACACGACACGCTGTACCCTATCCTGAACACGCACTTCTTCCGGGCGAAGCGGGACCCGCTGCCCTACAAGAGCATTGAGGGGCTGGATAAAATCGACAAGGTGATTGAGGTGGACCAGTCGCCGATTGGCCGCACGCCACGCTCCAACCCCGCCACTTATACCGGCGTTTTCACTGATATTCGCACCTTGTTCGCGCAGCTGCCGGAGGCGAAGATCAGGGGTTACTCTCCCGGCCGCTTCTCCTTCAACGTGAAAGGCGGGCGCTGCGAGGCCTGCGAGGGAGCCGGTATGCGCACCATCGAGATGAATTTCCTGCCAGATGTGTATGTGCCCTGCGAGGTGTGCAAAGGCAAGCGCTACAACCGCGAAACGCTGGAGGTGCGCTTCAAGGGCAAGTCCATTACCGATGTGCTGGATATGACCGTGGAGCAGGCAGTGGACTTTTTCGACAGCCAGCCGCGCATCCTGCGCAAGATCCAGACATTGAACGAGGTGGGCCTGGGTTATATCACGCTGGGCCAGCAGGCCACCACGCTGTCGGGCGGCGAGGCGCAGCGCGTGAAACTGGCAACCGAACTGTCGAAAAAAGACACAGGCCAGACGCTCTATATCCTCGACGAACCGACCACCGGCCTCCACTTCCAGGACATTGAGCACCTGACGGACGTGCTGCACAAGCTCACCAATAAGGGCAACACTGTGCTCATCATCGAGCATAACCTGGATATAATCAAGGTGGCAGACCATATCATCGACATCGGCCCGGAGGGCGGCGAAGCGGGCGGCACGATTGTGGCCACAGGTACCCCGGAGGCGGTGGCGGCGGCTGGCAAAGGCTATACAGCCAGGTTCCTGGAGGAGGAACTGAAGACGAGCCACTACCGGGAAAGCGAAGAAGCGTAG